A single Tuberibacillus sp. Marseille-P3662 DNA region contains:
- a CDS encoding aromatic acid exporter family protein, producing MKIGIRTLKTAIGSGLAIFIAQLMGLQFYGSAGILTILCIEKTKVKSIQTMLHRSAGCLVGMVISGIIFEILGYHPLTFTLLIIILIPVLVKLRIQGGFITSIVIILHIYSLENISLSIVENELFLIIIGCGTALILNSFMPNLENELSQYQKEIEANFKKILYEYSVYLYKGDQGWNGEEMVELEGVFYQGKSLAIRNAENHILIKKDKHYLYFEMREKQFKILERMLPTISRLDEKVPQRNTLAKFFHQLSRAVKEENTAYQFLDRLNMLHDEMKSLPLPQSREEFETRASLFYLMKEMERYLIIKAGSKQRIKSP from the coding sequence GTGAAGATTGGAATACGAACACTTAAAACTGCTATTGGTTCAGGTCTGGCGATTTTTATAGCTCAGCTTATGGGCCTTCAATTTTACGGTTCAGCAGGAATCTTAACAATTCTTTGTATTGAAAAAACAAAAGTTAAATCAATTCAAACAATGCTACACCGATCGGCTGGTTGTCTTGTTGGTATGGTGATTTCCGGAATTATATTTGAAATACTTGGATATCATCCGCTGACTTTTACACTCCTTATAATCATTTTAATCCCAGTCCTTGTTAAGTTAAGGATTCAGGGTGGATTCATCACGAGCATCGTCATTATTTTACATATTTATTCGTTGGAAAACATAAGCCTCTCGATTGTGGAGAACGAATTGTTTCTAATAATCATTGGATGTGGTACAGCCCTGATATTAAATAGCTTTATGCCTAATTTAGAGAATGAGTTATCGCAATATCAAAAGGAAATTGAAGCTAATTTTAAAAAGATTCTTTATGAATATTCCGTTTATCTTTATAAGGGAGATCAAGGCTGGAATGGAGAGGAAATGGTTGAGCTGGAAGGGGTGTTCTATCAGGGGAAAAGTCTAGCGATTCGAAATGCCGAAAACCATATATTAATAAAAAAAGATAAACATTATCTTTATTTTGAGATGAGGGAAAAACAATTTAAAATCTTGGAGAGAATGCTGCCAACAATATCAAGGCTCGATGAAAAGGTCCCCCAAAGAAATACCTTGGCAAAGTTTTTTCACCAATTAAGTAGAGCTGTGAAAGAAGAAAATACTGCTTATCAATTCCTGGATCGACTTAATATGCTGCACGATGAAATGAAAAGCCTTCCTCTTCCTCAAAGCAGAGAAGAATTTGAGACTCGAGCTTCTCTATTTTATTTAATGAAAGAGATGGAGCGTTATTTGATTATTAAGGCAGGATCGAAACAAAGAATTAAAAGTCCTTAA
- a CDS encoding ABC transporter permease yields the protein MKEKFARWDTLFVQYLKRDWKKIIVWVLGLGLFSAAFVPAFEEIAKGQGLLGMYETLQNPAMISMVGPTPVEKAIDFTIGAMYAQEMLLFCGLFAMILAVLHVVSHTRKEEDLGLTELVRAFQIGRQANALAAIIETVLVSILLALFVGGVMMSFGADTISVEGSFLFGASVGIAGIIGAGIALVMAQIMPTSSGATGSALGIVGLLYIVRAGTDVSNVDLSMINPLGWTYLTYPFTENNWIPLIFALIFSVIVVTIAFALEGSRDMGAGYLPEREGRESAKKSLLSVRGLFIKINKGVMIGWLIAFVIMGAAYGSIYGDMQTFLESNEMMKQMFTHSGVSIEESFTGTIMMVMISLVSILPIALVNKLFSEESRLHLSQLYATKVTRSQFYWTSISLAIFAGLVGILLAAGGLGSTAITAMGDSRAMDIFDFLAAGYNFLPSVLFFTGLAALALGWAPKLGKVVYAYLGYSFVLNYFGGILDLPEWFSKTAIQSWIPQMPMEAFDASIFITVTVISIALMVIGYLGYSRRDMI from the coding sequence TTGAAGGAAAAGTTTGCACGTTGGGATACACTGTTTGTACAATATCTAAAACGTGATTGGAAAAAAATTATTGTTTGGGTTTTAGGACTTGGCTTGTTTTCAGCTGCTTTTGTTCCAGCTTTTGAGGAAATAGCCAAAGGACAAGGTTTGCTGGGAATGTACGAAACCTTGCAAAATCCTGCTATGATATCCATGGTGGGCCCTACGCCAGTTGAAAAAGCAATTGATTTTACTATAGGGGCAATGTATGCGCAGGAAATGTTGCTATTCTGTGGTTTGTTTGCGATGATATTGGCTGTTTTGCATGTGGTAAGTCATACTCGTAAAGAAGAGGATCTTGGTCTTACTGAGCTTGTACGCGCATTTCAAATAGGTCGTCAAGCAAACGCTCTCGCTGCAATTATAGAGACAGTTCTCGTTAGTATTTTATTGGCACTCTTTGTTGGTGGAGTAATGATGAGTTTCGGTGCCGATACGATTTCTGTAGAAGGTTCATTTCTATTTGGGGCATCAGTTGGAATTGCTGGGATAATCGGTGCTGGGATTGCTTTGGTTATGGCACAAATTATGCCAACTTCATCTGGTGCAACAGGTTCAGCACTTGGAATTGTAGGCTTACTTTATATTGTTCGTGCCGGAACAGACGTCTCAAATGTTGATTTATCAATGATCAATCCCCTAGGTTGGACATATTTGACCTATCCCTTTACGGAAAATAACTGGATCCCACTAATTTTTGCCTTGATTTTCAGTGTGATCGTGGTAACCATTGCTTTTGCCCTTGAAGGTAGCCGTGATATGGGAGCTGGCTATCTTCCTGAAAGAGAAGGTCGAGAAAGCGCAAAGAAATCCTTGTTGTCTGTCCGTGGTTTATTTATCAAGATTAACAAAGGCGTGATGATTGGTTGGTTGATTGCTTTTGTTATTATGGGGGCGGCCTATGGTTCGATTTATGGAGACATGCAGACCTTCCTTGAAAGTAACGAAATGATGAAACAAATGTTTACTCATTCAGGCGTTTCCATTGAAGAATCGTTCACTGGAACGATTATGATGGTCATGATTAGTTTGGTTTCGATTTTGCCAATTGCCCTTGTAAATAAACTTTTCTCTGAAGAAAGCCGATTGCACTTAAGTCAGCTTTATGCTACAAAAGTGACCCGCAGCCAATTTTATTGGACCAGTATTAGTTTAGCAATTTTTGCAGGTTTAGTAGGAATTTTATTAGCCGCAGGTGGTCTTGGAAGTACAGCTATCACAGCCATGGGGGATAGCCGGGCGATGGATATATTTGATTTTCTTGCTGCTGGCTACAACTTCTTACCATCAGTATTATTCTTTACGGGTCTTGCGGCTTTAGCCCTCGGCTGGGCACCGAAACTAGGTAAAGTGGTTTATGCTTACCTTGGCTACTCCTTTGTACTAAACTACTTTGGCGGTATCTTGGATTTACCAGAATGGTTTTCCAAAACAGCCATTCAAAGCTGGATTCCACAAATGCCAATGGAGGCTTTTGATGCTTCAATTTTCATTACAGTAACTGTCATTAGCATCGCTTTGATGGTCATAGGTTATCTTGGTTACAGTAGACGGGATATGATTTAA